Genomic window (Pseudomonas xantholysinigenes):
TGGCGCAGCCGGCAGGGTTGTAGGAAGCAATGACGGTCATGCGGATGGTCCTTATTTGTCAACGACGGTTGGACGAGTATCGATGCTCACCACCACCGACATGCCCGGCCGCAGGCGTCGGGCATCGGCCTGGTCGGTGTCGACGAGGATGCGCACCGGAATGCGCTGGGCGATCTTGACGAAGTTGCCGGTGGCGTTGTCGCTTTGCAGCAGGGCGAATTCGGAGCCGGTGGCCGGCGAGATCTGTTGCACATGGCCGCGCAGCTTGAGGTGGTTGAGCGCGTCGACGGTGAAGGTCGCCGGCTGGCCGATGCGCACGTTGGCCATCTGCGTCTCCTTCATGTTGGCGATCACCCACAGGGTGTCTGGCACCAGCGCCATCAGCTGCGCGCCGGGGTTGACGTAGGCACCCAGGCGGGTGCCGATCTGGCCCAGCTGGCCGTCGCGCGGGGCCTTGACCCGGGTGTTGTCCAGGTCGATGCGGGCTAGCTCGACGGCTGCCTTGGCGTTTTCCACCGAAGCTTCGAGGGCCGCGCGATTGACGATCACCGTCTCGCGGTCCTGGCGGGCGATTTCCAGCGCAGCCTTGGCTTGGGCCACGCTGGCGATGGCGGCGGCATGGCTGGCGCGGCTCAGGTCAAGTTCGCGGCGCGACACCGACCCATCGCTGACCAGCGCCTGGTTACGCTGCAGATCGGCGCGGGCCTTGGCGGCCTGGGCCGTGGCGTCGCTGATGGCGGCCTGGCGCTGGGCGATGGTGGCTTCGGCGCTGTTGCGCTGCTGCAGGTTGTTGGCCAGCGCCGCCTGCTGTTGCTTGAGCTGGGCGATGGACTGGGCCAGGCGCTGGGTGTAGATGCGGTCGTCCAGGCGTACCAGCAGGTCGCCTTGCTTGACGAACTGGAAGTCGTGTACCGGCACCTCGACAATGTAGCCCCCCAGCTGCGGGCCGATGATGGTCACCTGGCCGCGCACCAGGGCGTTCTCGGTGCTTTCGATGGCGCTGCTGAATGGCGGCAGGCGCCAGGCGTAGAGCACCAGCAGGATGCCGGCCAGGGCCACGGTGGCGAAGCTCAGCGACGACAGCAGGCGCACTCGCCGGGTGCGCACGGCATCGCTCGGCTGGCTGGGCGGCACGCTGCCCTCGGGGGTCTCGGCGATAGCGGTGGTGGTAGTGGTTGGCGTTTCCTGGGTCATCGGGTCGAGGCACCGCTGGTGGCGTTGAGGTAGCGCAGGTAAAGGCTGCGAATGAAGATCCAGATCATGGTCAGGATAGCGATCACCCCGATCAGCATGAACACATCGTTGTAGGCCAGCACGTTGGCCTCGCGGGTCGCGGCGTTGGCCAGCAGGCGCATGCCCACTTCGTTGCGCTGCGCCGGGTCGACGATCACCCCGGCATAACTGGCGCCGCCACCCTGGACCCGCGCGCCGACCAACGGCTCAAGGGCGCTGAGCTGGTCGACCAGGGTGCTGGAATGGAATTTCTCGCGCAGGGTCTGGAAGGTGCCCAGCAGCGCCGAGCCGATCAGCCCGCCGAGGTTGTTGCAGATACCGAACAGCACCGAGAAACTCACCAGGTTGCGCGGATTGGCCCGCACATGGCCGATGCCCAGGGCCATCGACGGGCCGAAGAAGAACGTACTGCCGAAGGCCAGCAGGAACTGGCTCAGGTACATCTGCGCCGGACGGGTGAGGTTGCTCGAGCTGCTGTCCATGAAGGCGCCTGCGGCCATCGCCGCCAACGAGATGAACAGCGGCAGGACCAGGTGGTTGGGGTTGATGGTCAGGGCGCTGGTGGCAAGCCCGGCGATGGCGCCCAGCAGCATGATCGCGTACAGCGTGCGCATCTGCTCGCTGCCCATGTTCAGCGCCTGCAGAAAACCCACCGCGCCGGTGGATTGCTCGGAGGTGACCATGCGGATCAGGATCACGCACAGGGCCAGGCGGACGATCGCGCCGCTGCCCAGCCAGCGGGTCATCAGCAACGGGTTGCTGCGGTTGTGCTCGATGGCCAGGCCCGAGAAGATCAAGGCAATGGCGCCCGCCAGCGCCACGCCGATCCAGGGCGCGTCCAGCCACCAGTCGATGCGCCCGAGCGACAGCGCCGCGCAGAGCAGGGCGGTGCCACTGGCCATCAGCGAGAAGGTCAGGAAGTCCAGGGGTTCGAAGGTCTTGAAGCGGTCGCCGGGGGGCAGCTTGAGCAACAGCACGCAACCCAGCGCGGCCAGCGCCAGGCCCAACTCGAACAGGTACAGCCCGCGCCATTCGGCGATCTGCAGCAAGTCCTCGGAGAAAATCCGCGCCAACGGCACCGCCAACTGCGAGGCGCCCAGCCCCAGCACCATGGCCTTGAGCCGCCACTGGGCGGGGAAAGCCTGGATCATGTAGTACAGCCCCAGCGAGCTGAGCGCGGCACCGACCATGCCATGGGCGGCGCGCACGGCGATGGCCGAATTGAGGTCGTTGACGAACAGGTGAGCGAAGGTGACCAGGGCGTAGAGCACCAGGAATACTTCGGTAAAGGCGCGCAGGCCGAACTGCTGGCGGAATTTCACCAGCAGCAGGTTCATCGACACGTTGGTCATCACGAACGCGGCCGGCAGCCAGGCCATCTCTGCGCTGGTGGCACCCAAGGCCCCTTGCAGGAACGGCAAGTTGGCCACCACCAGCGCGTTGCCCAGGCCGCCGGTGATGGCCACCAGCAGGCCGACCACGCCGAACGCCAGGCGCTTGGCCGGCGCGTGCAGGGGCGTCGACGGCGAGCCGGGCAGGCTGGGTTTTTCGTGGGGCTGCCACTGACGAGGGGCGTATTTGTCCATCGGGTTGTCCGTTACCGCAGGTCAGCTGACTGTACGTGAGTGGTGGGGGCCTTGGAAACCGTGGCTTACAGGGTAAGTGACAAGCGCATTGCGCAGCGGTTTTCCAGGCCGTGGGCGCGCTCCTCGGCCAGCACGGCCAACAGGCGTGGGTCGAGGTTGGCGACGGGCTGCGAGATAAAGCCATAGCGCTGGTAGAACGGGGCGTTCCACGGCACGTCGGCGAAGGTGGTCAGGGTCAGCCAAGCCAGGCCGCGTTGGCGGGCGGCCTGGGTCGCCTGGTCGAGCAGGCGTCGGCCCAGGCCTTGGCCCTGGGCCTGGTGGCTTACCGACAGTTCGTTGATGTGCAGGGCGTCGGCGGCGACCGTTGCACAGAGAAAGCCTGCCGGGTGGTCGTGTGCATCCACCGCGACCCAACTGGTGCCGGCGATGGCGAATGCCAGGTGGTCGGCCTCGGTCATGACTTCGCTGTCGGCCAGCCAGGCCAGCGACGGCAACTGCCGAAAGGCCTGGGCGGCGGAGCGCTCGACAGCGGGCAGCAGGGAGACGTCGCGGGCGAGGGTGGGACGGATGTGCATGGTAAAGGCCTGGCGGTTGTGAAACTCGACGGTAGGAGCCAGCTTGCTGGCGAACCAGGCAACAGGGTGAATGGCACCGGCCATGCCGGCTCCTGCAAAAGGCCGAGTTTGCCAGATCCTTCTGCAAAGGTGTTGCAATGACATTGTTATAACGTAACATTTAGACCTTTCCTCCCTCCCCAGGACCGCCCCCGTGATCCGCAAGAACCCCTCCGGCCACCTCCCCGAAATCGCCGAGTCCGCCTACATCGACCACACCGCCATCATCTGCGGCAAGGTGATCATCCATGACAATGTGTTCGTCGGCCCTTACGCGGTGATCCGCGCCGACGAGGTGGACGCCAGCGGCGACATGCAGCCGATCGTGATCGGCGCCAACTCCAATATCCAGGATGGCGTGGTGATCCATTCCAAGTCCGGCGCCGCGGTACGCATCGGCCAGTACAGCTCGATCGCCCATCGCTCCATCGTGCATGGCCCGTGCGAGGTCGGCGACCGGGTGTTCATCGGTTTCAACAGCGTGCTGTTCAATTGCAAGGTCGGCGACGGCAGCGTGGTCCGGCACAACTCGGTGGTCGATGGCCGTGACCTGCCACCGCGCTTCTACGTGCCGCCCACCGAGCACATCGGCCCGCACACCGACCTAGCCAGCTACCCTCCGGTGAGTGTGTCGGCCTCGGAATTCTCCGAGGACGTGGCGCGCACCAACATCGATCTGGTCCAGGGCTACAAGGCCCTGCAGAACGAGTTCTGATCATGGACAGCCTATTGGTGCGCAACGCCCGGCTGGTCAATGAAGGCCGCGAGTTCGAAGCAGACCTGTTGGTGCGCCACGGCCGCATCGAGCGGATCGCCGGCAGCCTCGACAACACCCGGGCGACGCTGGAACTCGATGCCGCCGGTGCCTGGCTGCTGCCGGGGATGATCGACGACCAGGTGCATTTCCGTGAACCAGGCGCGCCGCACAAGGGCAGTATCGCCAGCGAGTCGCGGGCGGCCGTGGCAGGTGGCATCACCAGCTTCATGGACATGCCCAACACCCAGCCCGCGACCCTGACCCTCGAGGCCTTGGCCGACAAGCAACGGCGCGCGGCCGCAGGCTCGCGGGCCAACTACGGTTTCCATTTCGGCGTCAGCCACGACAACCTCGACACCATCGCCGCACTCGACCCGCGCGCGGTGGCTGGGATCAAGGTGTTCATGGGCGCCTCCACCGGCAACCTGCTGGTGGACGATCCACAGGTGCTGGAAAAGCTGTTCATCTATGCGCCAACCATTGTCCTGGCCCATTGCGAGCACACCCCGAGCATCCTCGAGAACGAGGGCTGGTGGCGCAGCCGCCACGGCGAGTTCATTCCACCGGCGGCGCACCCGTTGATCCGCGACGCCGAGGCCTGTTACCGCTCATCCAGCCTGGCGGTGGAGTTGGCCCGGCGCTTCGGCACGCGCCTGCACGTGCTGCACCTGACCACCGCCCGTGAGCTTGCGTTGTTCCAGCCGGGGCCTGTGGCCGGCAAACGCATCACCGCCGAAGTGTGCCTGCATCACCTGCTGTTCGACGACAGCGACTACGCCACCCTCGGGCACCTGATCAAGTGCAACCCGGCGATCAAGACCGGCAGCGACCGCGATGCCCTGCGCCGGGCGTTGGCCCGCGACCTGATCGATGTGATCGGCACCGACCATGCGCCGCACACCCTGGAGGAAAAGCGCCGGGTCTACACCCGCGCACCGGCTGGCCTGCCGCTGGTGCAGCATGCGCTGCCGGCAGCGCTTGAGTTGGTCAGTGAGGGGGTGTTGAGCATGGCCCAGGTGGTGCGCAAGACCAGCCATGCGGTGGCTGAACTGTTCGCCATTGGCGAGCGGGGGTTTCTGCGCGAGGGCTACTGGGCGGACTTCGCCCTGGTCGAGCGCCTGGCCACGCCACGCCCGGCGGCGGACGACCCGGTGCTGGCCCGTTGCGGCTGGACCCCGTTCCAGCAGCGCAGTTTCCACCATGTGGTGCGCAGTACGGTGGTGTCGGGTCAGCTGGCCTGGTACCAGGGGCGGGTGCGCGACCAGTGCCAGGGCCTGCCTTTGACATTCGACCGCTGAGCTCTCTGTAGGAGCGGCCTTGTGCCGCGAAAGGGACGCAAAGCGGCCCCCGCATCTGGCGCCAGTGGGGCTGCGATGCAGCCCTTTCGCGGCACAAGGCCGCTCCTACAGAACGTGTGCAAGCCCCCAGCCTCCAGGAACCTTCCCATGACTGAAGAACAACTGCTGCAACAACCCGCCAACGCCTACATGAACGAACCACAGCGCCAGTTCTTCCGCACGCTGCTGCTGGCCCAGCGCAGCGAGTTGCAGTTGCGCATCGAGCAAGAGTTCCGCGCCCTGCGCGAACAGGAAGTGCACAGCGACCCCGCCGACCTCGGCAGCGCCGAGGAAGAGCGCCATTGGCAACTGCGCTCGCTGGAGCGGGAAAAGAAGCTGCTGGACAAGATCGACCAGGCGCTGGAACGCCTGGCCCGGGGCGACTACGGCTGGTGCGCCGAAACCGGCGAGCCGATCGGCCTGCGCCGCCTGCTGCTGCGGCCCACCGCCACCTTGTGCGTCGAAGCCAAGGAACGCCAAGAGTTGCGTGAGCGGCATGTGCGCGATGACGCCTAGTCGCTGTTCAGCCCCTGGACCTGGAGCTGCCAGCGCACCGAGCTGACGCCTTTCTCCAGGCTTATCCGGCCCACCAGGCGCTCCAGCTGGGTCGGCGCCTGCGGCGTGCCGAGCAGCTCGGCACGCACTTCCAGGCGTGCGGCGTCGGCCAGGTCCTCGCTGTGCAGCGACTGCAGGCGCAGGCCCGGGTCGCTGAGGCTGTGCAGCATCAGGCTGCGCACCTGGATCTCGTCTTCGGCGCGGCAAACGATGCGCACTTCGAAGCGTTGCTCCACCTCATCGGCAGGCAGCACTTCCTGGCGGTCCAGGCGCTGGGCCAGGTCGCGCAGCAGGATGTTGGCGCACAGCACCACCAGGCTGCCCAGGCTCGCCTCGAGCAGTAAACCGAGGCTGCACAGTACGCCGATCGCGGCGGTGCACCAAAGGGTGGCGGCGGTGTTCAGGCCGCGCACGTTGAAACCATCGCGCATGATCACGCCACCGCCGAGAAAGCCGATCCCCGACACCACATAGGCGGCGATGCGCGAGGCGTCGGTGGGGGCCATGCCCGGCACTGCCTGGGTCATCAGCACGAACAGGCAGGCGCCGGTGCTGACCAGCGCATTGGTGCGCAGGCCGGTCAGGCGCTGGCGCAGTTGACGCTCGGCGCCAATCAGCGCGCCGAGCAGCAGGGCCACGCTGACGCGCAGCAGAAAGATTTTCCAATCCATAGCGAACCTCGTTCCACGGGCAAGTGCCCGCACAGGCGCCAACCCTTGGGCGGCGCGATTGAAAGCAAAGAGTGCGCAGGACCACCGCTCCGGCCCGGTGTGGGGCAGGGCGTGAGGAAAGCGGGGAGGGACCAGCCTGCGAAGGCTGGGCAATACCACCGTCTACCGTGTGCGGCGAGACAGTGGCAGGAGCGCTGCCGGACTAGCTCGCCGTGTGGGCCTGTCGCAATCGACTGGGGCTACTGTCCAATGCAGGGGTCTCCTGTGAGGGGATGCTTGAGTGCGCGGCGGACCATACGCCTCGACCCGCTCGGGGTCAAGGCGCGGCGCATGACGATTGTGTTACGCCAGGCGCTGGCAGACGTAGGCCTGGGTCTGGTAGGGGAAGGCGATGCTGTCACGGCCCTTGAGGGCCGGGTGGCTGTCGATCAGGGCTTGCAACTGGCCCATGACCTTGTCCTGTTCGGCCTGGGGCAGGGCAGCAATGAAGCTCACCGAGCGCAGGCGTTCGAGGATCACCGTCTGCGGGCTGCCGACGTGGACATGGGGCAGGGTGCTCAGTTGCGGCGCACTGAACCAGCGGCCATCGAAGGCGTTGCGCCAGCGCCCGGTGTGGAAGCGTGGCGTGTCGCCTTCGTAGGGGGTGATGATTTCGGTAATGCGCGCCACCCAGTCCACCGACTCGTCGCGCACATTCCATACCAGGCCGAGGCGGCCCCCGGGGGCCAGCACCCGGTGCATCTCGGCCAGGGCGGCGCTGTCGGCGAACCAGTGGAAGGCCTGGGCGCACACCAGCACCTGCTGGCTGGCATCGGCCACCGGGATTTGCTGGGCGGTACCGTCGAGCACCGGCACCTGCGCCAAGTGCTCGGTGAACTGCGCGCGCATCGCCGCCACCGGCTCGACGGCCGTCAACTGTGGCGCAAGGGCACTGAGCAGGCGGGTGAACTTGCCGGTGCCGGCACCCAGGTCCAGCACCGCTGTGCCTGGGGCAATGCCCAAGGCATGGCGCAACCAGTCCTGCAAGGCGGCGGGATAGTCCGGCCGGCCTTGCTCGTAGTTGCCCGAATAGCGGGAAAAACCGGTGCTGGCTGCTGCGTGTACATCCTTCATGGAAAACCCCTCCGAATGGCCTGCTGGCAATGTTACCCTTGCGCCTTTCGTTGCCAACCCCCCGGATCGTCTGATGTTGTTCAATCTCGCTGTGCTGTTCGGCACCCTGGTGGCCATGGAGGGCGTCGGCACGCTGGCCCACAAGTACGTCATGCATGGCTGGGGCTGGTGGTTGCACCGTTCGCACCATGAGCCGCACCTGGGCATGCTGGAAACCAACGACCTGTACCTGCTGGCCCTGGGCCTGATCGCTGCGCTGCTGGTCGCCCTGGGCAAGGCCGGGCATGCGCCGCTGCAGTGGGTCGGTGCTGGGGTGGCGGGGTATGGCGTGGCCTATGTGCTGGCCCACGATGGTTTTTTCCACCGGCACTGGCCACGGGCGCCGAGGCCGGTCAATCGCTACCTCAAGCGCCTGCACCGGGCGCACCGCCTTCACCATGCGGTGAAGGGGCGCCAGGGTAGCGTGTCGTTCGGGTTCTTCTATGCGCCGCCGCTGCGCGTGCTGAAGCGGCAGTTGAAGCAGCGGCGCGGCTGAGGCGTACGTTTACCGCGCCAGCTAGGCCGGCGTCTACGGTGCCGGTGGCAGCGGGGCGACCACTTCCGCGGCGCGCTGCCCGCGGCTCACCCACCACCCAAAGCCCGCCGCCGTGAAGAACATGATCAAGCTGTAGATTGCCGCCGGCACCGCCATGGTGGCGTTGTTCAACAGCGATGGGCTCAGCGCCAGGGCGATGGCCAGGGTGCCGTTGTGGATGCCGATTTCCATGCCGATGGCAATTGCCTGGCGCTTGGGAATGCGCAACAGCCGTGGCAGCCAGTAGCCCACGCCCAGGCTGAGCAGGTTGAACAGCAACGCTGCGCCGCCAACGATCGGCGCGTACTCGACCACCGTCTGCCAGTCCTTGGCCAGCGCCAGGACGATGGTAAAGGCCAGGAACAGCGCCGCCACCAGTTTCATGGGTTTCTCCATGCGCGCGGCGAAGCCCGCCGCCCAGTGCCGTATCAGCATGCCCAGAGCCACCGGCAACAGCACGATGGCGAACACCTGCATGACCTTGGCGAATTGCAGCGGGATGGCCTGGTCGGAGGCCATGAACCAGGCCAGCGACAGGTTCACCAGCAGCGGCATGGTGAGGATGGCGATCAGCGAGTTGACCGCGGTCAGGGTGATGTTCAGCGCCACATCGCCATGGGCCAGGTGGCTGAACAGGTTGGCGGTGGTGCCGCCCGGCGAGGCGGCCAGCAGCATCAGGCCCACCGCCAGCGCCGATTCCAGGCCGAAACCGTTGGCAATCAGGAAGCACACCAGCGGCAGCAGCAGGATCTGGCACGCCAGGCCGACTACCACCGGCTTGGGGTACTTCACTACCCGGGCGAAGTCGGCCAGGGTCAGCGACAGGCCCAGGCCAAGCATGATGATGCCTAGGGCCAGGGGCAGGATGGCGGTCAGCAGGGGCGAGGCGGTCATGGGCGGGTTCTCGGGCGAAGGATTTTTCGAGTGTAGGCGGCGCCTGAACGATAGCTAATTGCAATGCGCCAGCTTTAGTAACCGTTTATTACCAAGGCTGTGCGCCCGCGTCGCGTTGCGGTCAGGCGCCTGGCGCAGTAGCATTCGCGCTTTTGCCGAGGATTCGCCCGTCATGCCGTTCCAGCAAGGTCTGCTTGCCACCCCGGTGCCGGCCCATGCCCGCCACCTGTTTTTTGCCCTGGATTCGCACGAGGCGCTGCCAGGGGTACTCGACCAGTTGATCACCCAGGTCGACGGCCAGAATCTGATCCTCGCTATCGGTGCCCCGCTGGTGAAAGCCTTGGGCCGTGAAGTGCCGGGGCTGCGCAGCTTCCCGCAATTGGACGCGGTGGTGGAAAACCCGGCGACCCAGCACGCCCTGTGGCTGTGGCTGCGCGGTGACGAGCGTGGCGAGCTGTTCCTGCGCGCCGAAGCCTTGTGCCAGTTGCTGGCCCCGGCGTTGCGCTTGGTCGACAGCGTCGACGGCTTCCTGCACCGCGGCGGCCATGACCTGACCGGTTACGAAGACGGCACCGAGAATCCGGTGGACGAAGACGCCGTGGCCGCCGCCATCGTGCCTGGCGATGTGCCGGGCCTGGCCGGCTCCAGCTTCGCCGCCTTCCAGCTGTGGAAGCATGACCTGAACTACTTCAAGTCGCTGCCCCAGGCCGAGCAGGACAACATCATCGGTCGCCGCCTGAGCGACAACGAAGAGCTCGCTGACGCGCCGGCATCGGCCCACGTCAAGCGCACCGCCCAGGAGAGCTTCGAGCCCGAGGCGTTCGTGGTACGCCGTTCGCTGGCCTGGGCCGACGAGCGCGGCGCGGGCCTGGCGTTCGTTGCCCTGGGCTTCTCGCTGGACGCCTTCGAAGTGCAGCTGCGGCGCATGAGCGGGCTGGAAGATGGTGTGATCGATGGCTTGTACCGCTTCAGCCGGCCGTTGAACGGTGGCTACTACTGGTGCCCGCCACTGACTGCCGACGGCGCCGACCTGAGCTTGCTGCTGGGCTGAATGCCTGGCTCGCCAGCAAGGCTGGCGTCTACAGGAGGGCGCATGGCTCGAGGCCTGCGCGCCCCCTGTGGGAGCAACTGCCTTGCTCAACTGCTAAAGCTAGCGCGATCCCTGTGGGAGCGGGCTTGCCCGCGAACACCGGCGCAGCCGGTACCAAGCACCGCCTTGTTTGGTTCGCAGCGGTCTAGAACGGCACCGCCACCGTCAGCTGGCTGTACACGTTAGTGCCGCTACCCACCTGGTTGCCGCCATTGCTCTGATCCTTGCGCGGCTTGAACAACCCCAGCAGCGGGGTGACGATCAGGTGCGGGGTCACCGCCCATTCCACGTACAGGTCCAGCTCCTGGGCATCCAGGTTCAGGTTGTCGCGGCTGCGCACGGTATCGAAGTCGAAGTACAGCGCGCCAACGGTGACATCCTCCCGCGGCGTGGCCTTGAGGCCGACATGGTGGATGCCGCTGTTGGTGTTGAAGGGGCCGGCGTAGTTGCCGGCCACCTCGCCCTGGATCCAGGTGCCGTAGCCGCTGGACAACCCGGTGAACAGCAAGTCCCAGCCCGCTGAGTAGCGCGTGTAGCGGTAGCTCAGTTGCGGCGCCCAGGGCGCTTCGGCGAAGGTATAGCCAGCCTCGGCGTACCAGGCGGTCTCGCTGCCGCCGCGTT
Coding sequences:
- a CDS encoding HlyD family secretion protein — translated: MTQETPTTTTTAIAETPEGSVPPSQPSDAVRTRRVRLLSSLSFATVALAGILLVLYAWRLPPFSSAIESTENALVRGQVTIIGPQLGGYIVEVPVHDFQFVKQGDLLVRLDDRIYTQRLAQSIAQLKQQQAALANNLQQRNSAEATIAQRQAAISDATAQAAKARADLQRNQALVSDGSVSRRELDLSRASHAAAIASVAQAKAALEIARQDRETVIVNRAALEASVENAKAAVELARIDLDNTRVKAPRDGQLGQIGTRLGAYVNPGAQLMALVPDTLWVIANMKETQMANVRIGQPATFTVDALNHLKLRGHVQQISPATGSEFALLQSDNATGNFVKIAQRIPVRILVDTDQADARRLRPGMSVVVSIDTRPTVVDK
- a CDS encoding MFS transporter, with product MDKYAPRQWQPHEKPSLPGSPSTPLHAPAKRLAFGVVGLLVAITGGLGNALVVANLPFLQGALGATSAEMAWLPAAFVMTNVSMNLLLVKFRQQFGLRAFTEVFLVLYALVTFAHLFVNDLNSAIAVRAAHGMVGAALSSLGLYYMIQAFPAQWRLKAMVLGLGASQLAVPLARIFSEDLLQIAEWRGLYLFELGLALAALGCVLLLKLPPGDRFKTFEPLDFLTFSLMASGTALLCAALSLGRIDWWLDAPWIGVALAGAIALIFSGLAIEHNRSNPLLMTRWLGSGAIVRLALCVILIRMVTSEQSTGAVGFLQALNMGSEQMRTLYAIMLLGAIAGLATSALTINPNHLVLPLFISLAAMAAGAFMDSSSSNLTRPAQMYLSQFLLAFGSTFFFGPSMALGIGHVRANPRNLVSFSVLFGICNNLGGLIGSALLGTFQTLREKFHSSTLVDQLSALEPLVGARVQGGGASYAGVIVDPAQRNEVGMRLLANAATREANVLAYNDVFMLIGVIAILTMIWIFIRSLYLRYLNATSGASTR
- a CDS encoding GNAT family N-acetyltransferase, giving the protein MHIRPTLARDVSLLPAVERSAAQAFRQLPSLAWLADSEVMTEADHLAFAIAGTSWVAVDAHDHPAGFLCATVAADALHINELSVSHQAQGQGLGRRLLDQATQAARQRGLAWLTLTTFADVPWNAPFYQRYGFISQPVANLDPRLLAVLAEERAHGLENRCAMRLSLTL
- a CDS encoding carbonate dehydratase; the protein is MIRKNPSGHLPEIAESAYIDHTAIICGKVIIHDNVFVGPYAVIRADEVDASGDMQPIVIGANSNIQDGVVIHSKSGAAVRIGQYSSIAHRSIVHGPCEVGDRVFIGFNSVLFNCKVGDGSVVRHNSVVDGRDLPPRFYVPPTEHIGPHTDLASYPPVSVSASEFSEDVARTNIDLVQGYKALQNEF
- a CDS encoding dihydroorotase, coding for MDSLLVRNARLVNEGREFEADLLVRHGRIERIAGSLDNTRATLELDAAGAWLLPGMIDDQVHFREPGAPHKGSIASESRAAVAGGITSFMDMPNTQPATLTLEALADKQRRAAAGSRANYGFHFGVSHDNLDTIAALDPRAVAGIKVFMGASTGNLLVDDPQVLEKLFIYAPTIVLAHCEHTPSILENEGWWRSRHGEFIPPAAHPLIRDAEACYRSSSLAVELARRFGTRLHVLHLTTARELALFQPGPVAGKRITAEVCLHHLLFDDSDYATLGHLIKCNPAIKTGSDRDALRRALARDLIDVIGTDHAPHTLEEKRRVYTRAPAGLPLVQHALPAALELVSEGVLSMAQVVRKTSHAVAELFAIGERGFLREGYWADFALVERLATPRPAADDPVLARCGWTPFQQRSFHHVVRSTVVSGQLAWYQGRVRDQCQGLPLTFDR
- the dksA gene encoding RNA polymerase-binding protein DksA, with amino-acid sequence MTEEQLLQQPANAYMNEPQRQFFRTLLLAQRSELQLRIEQEFRALREQEVHSDPADLGSAEEERHWQLRSLEREKKLLDKIDQALERLARGDYGWCAETGEPIGLRRLLLRPTATLCVEAKERQELRERHVRDDA
- a CDS encoding MgtC/SapB family protein, with the translated sequence MDWKIFLLRVSVALLLGALIGAERQLRQRLTGLRTNALVSTGACLFVLMTQAVPGMAPTDASRIAAYVVSGIGFLGGGVIMRDGFNVRGLNTAATLWCTAAIGVLCSLGLLLEASLGSLVVLCANILLRDLAQRLDRQEVLPADEVEQRFEVRIVCRAEDEIQVRSLMLHSLSDPGLRLQSLHSEDLADAARLEVRAELLGTPQAPTQLERLVGRISLEKGVSSVRWQLQVQGLNSD
- a CDS encoding class I SAM-dependent methyltransferase; amino-acid sequence: MKDVHAAASTGFSRYSGNYEQGRPDYPAALQDWLRHALGIAPGTAVLDLGAGTGKFTRLLSALAPQLTAVEPVAAMRAQFTEHLAQVPVLDGTAQQIPVADASQQVLVCAQAFHWFADSAALAEMHRVLAPGGRLGLVWNVRDESVDWVARITEIITPYEGDTPRFHTGRWRNAFDGRWFSAPQLSTLPHVHVGSPQTVILERLRSVSFIAALPQAEQDKVMGQLQALIDSHPALKGRDSIAFPYQTQAYVCQRLA
- a CDS encoding sterol desaturase family protein, coding for MLFNLAVLFGTLVAMEGVGTLAHKYVMHGWGWWLHRSHHEPHLGMLETNDLYLLALGLIAALLVALGKAGHAPLQWVGAGVAGYGVAYVLAHDGFFHRHWPRAPRPVNRYLKRLHRAHRLHHAVKGRQGSVSFGFFYAPPLRVLKRQLKQRRG
- a CDS encoding bile acid:sodium symporter family protein; amino-acid sequence: MTASPLLTAILPLALGIIMLGLGLSLTLADFARVVKYPKPVVVGLACQILLLPLVCFLIANGFGLESALAVGLMLLAASPGGTTANLFSHLAHGDVALNITLTAVNSLIAILTMPLLVNLSLAWFMASDQAIPLQFAKVMQVFAIVLLPVALGMLIRHWAAGFAARMEKPMKLVAALFLAFTIVLALAKDWQTVVEYAPIVGGAALLFNLLSLGVGYWLPRLLRIPKRQAIAIGMEIGIHNGTLAIALALSPSLLNNATMAVPAAIYSLIMFFTAAGFGWWVSRGQRAAEVVAPLPPAP
- a CDS encoding Dyp-type peroxidase, producing the protein MPFQQGLLATPVPAHARHLFFALDSHEALPGVLDQLITQVDGQNLILAIGAPLVKALGREVPGLRSFPQLDAVVENPATQHALWLWLRGDERGELFLRAEALCQLLAPALRLVDSVDGFLHRGGHDLTGYEDGTENPVDEDAVAAAIVPGDVPGLAGSSFAAFQLWKHDLNYFKSLPQAEQDNIIGRRLSDNEELADAPASAHVKRTAQESFEPEAFVVRRSLAWADERGAGLAFVALGFSLDAFEVQLRRMSGLEDGVIDGLYRFSRPLNGGYYWCPPLTADGADLSLLLG